TGTGTACCTGTCTAACATCTGTGTAACATCAGCTCACTTGTGCTGAGGTGGGAGTGGTGGCAATATTGGAGGCGTGTCCTTAAAAACACTGACAGTTTCATGCAGCTCTAAAAGGAACGTTTCAGACCCACAAACAGCAGGTCTCCTTGGTAACACAGTTGGTTTAGAGAGTGGAACCACAACCTATCCAGCCATGACACACAGTGTCCATGGTAGAGAGATGTTCATTTTGTGCTGGTGAATCTGGTATTTACAAACAGCCTACCCTACTCCTAAATCCTGGCTGGTTTAACAGCATCACATAGGTGTCTTTTGATCCTGGCCATTAGCCCAGTAGCCTAATAATAAAGGGGTTTTAAATGGTCTACTGAGAGTGCCTTGAAATATTAGCCTTAATGTTttttcattattcacaattcagcATACTTCATTTTCCTCGTTTTGAGTAAGATTTCCAGTCACATGtcacagttcttccatggcctgcatacacaccagacatgtcactcgtTGAACATgtctgggatgctctggatcgatgtgtatgaCAGCTTGTTCAAGTTCTCGCCAATATCCAGCGACTTCATACAGCCATTGAGGAGGAGTGGAACAacgttccacaggccacaatcaacatcctAATCAACTCTAAGCGAAGGAGATGTTgctctgcatgaggcaaatggtggtcacaccagatactgactagttttctgatccacactctTACCTTTTCTTAAAGGTTTCTGtgaccaaccgatgcatatctgtattcccagttgtgaaatccatggattagggCCGAATGAATGTTTTTCAGTctactgatttccttttatgagtTTTAGAAATGATTGcttctaccatttgtatttttgttcagtgtattaaaGTAAGGTACCTAATTGTTACCCAGTAAATAGTTTGATATTGATATCAAAATGGCTGCATTAGGCCTTTAAACAAGTCTTTTAAAGACCATTTCAATGCTGTTCCTGATTCTAACCCCATATCTGTTCATATTCCCACAGGAGAGATCTCCAACCCAGGTTCAGACAGTGAGCACAGTTCCACAGCATCAGGAAACCATAAACAACACAGACAGAGGAACTCAAGACAGAAACATCACCACTGCATGGACTGCTTCACTAGTTTCTATGAGCCAGAGGAGTTGAGAAGACACACTTGTAGGCCCCACCCCTGCTCAGATTGCAGAGGCAGCTTTATTTGTCCAAttcacctcaaatcaaatcagactCAGAAAAGGATTATGACATACCCGTGTGGTCAATGTGAGAAGATATGTGAAACACCAAGCAAACTCAAGACGCACCAGataactcacacaggagagaagccataccACTGCACCATTTGTGGAAAGGGTTGCAGTCATTCGGATCAACTAAAGACACACCAGagaactcacacaggagagaagccttaccattgctcccaatgtggaaagagtttcagtCAGTTATCTACTCTGAGAAAACACCAcctaacacacacaggagagaagccttacctcTGCTCtcattgtgggaagagtttcCGTCAGTTAGCCAACCTAAATGCACACCAGctaattcacacaggagagaagccataccactgctctcagtgtgggaaGGATTTCAGACATCCAAGAGACTTAAAGTCACACCAGagaactcacacaggagagaagccttaccactgctcccaatgtggaaagagtttcagtCAGTTGTCAACTCTGAAAAAACACCAGctaactcacacaggagagaagccttacctctgctctcaatgtgggaagagtttcagcaGGTTATGTGAAATGAAGGCACACCAGataactcacacaggagagaagccttaccactgctctcaaTGTGGGGATAGTTTCACCAGTTTATATTTCCAAAAGAAACACCAGCTGATTCACACAGGAAAAAAGTAAtttcactgctcccagtgtgggaaCAGTTTTAGTCAATCATCAACTCTGAAGACGCACCAGataactcacacaggagagaaggccTTCCACTGCcgtcagtgtgggaagagtttcagtcATTTATCAACTCTGAAGACTCATCAGATAACTCACACAGGAGATAAGCCTCACGTCTgctctcagtgtgggaagagtttcagtcTGGTAGGAAACCTTAAGCGACACCAGCTATCCCACACAGTAGAGAAGCCTTACTGTTGCTCtcattgtgggaagagtttcagtcAATCATCAGCTTTAAAGAAACACCAGAGAACTCACACAGGATAAAAGCTGGGTCATTAAATCTGAAGACACCAGTTTGCTCACATAGGGGATAAGCCTTAACTCTACTATCAATGTGGGGGTAATTTCACCAGTTTAtatttccccccccaaaaaacagctGTGGAAAGGTTCTGTAATGAATAAAATGTTCTGTTTGCATCTTATCTTTGGTGTCCTAAACTGGTACTTGTGCATCTAAGTTTGACTGTGACCTCTCCAGCTTTCTGACAATAAAGGGAGATTCATTTTAatattgactttgagtgtcccagtgtaagaatttccacaacaaTTCAGTCAGTCATCAAATTTGAAGACCTACCTTTTCACTGGCACAGGTGAGAAGCCGTACCGCTGCTCTGTGTGAGGGGAAAAGGTTCAGTAGCCTAGGAGACCTAAAGAAACACCAGCTAACTCACACTGGAgagaagtttgttctgaagtttGACTATTGTTTATTGAAATAAAGCAGGGATTATTTTGAACATGTCACTATTTCAGGAATCAGTCAAAAGGAGAGAAAAGGCAGTTTTACAGAAAGTGTTTTTATTTGATTGGTGGACATGGTTTGTCATGGTCAGTATTTCCACTAAACAGCTGTCTGGGAATGCAATActtatatttatttaacctgcaa
This genomic stretch from Oncorhynchus clarkii lewisi isolate Uvic-CL-2024 chromosome 13, UVic_Ocla_1.0, whole genome shotgun sequence harbors:
- the LOC139423670 gene encoding zinc finger protein 436-like; the protein is MSEPKSSGSYCGVPAQRSSQWGPEMVLVKLEDCSQPLELNVIVKEEEEEREVKEEVEIKEAEDMALKEEAEDMALKEEAEDMALKEEAEDMALKEEAEDMALKEEAEDMALKEEAEDMALKEEAEDMALKEEAEDMALKEEAEDMALKEEAEEMALKEEAEEMALKEEAEEMALKEEAEEMALKEEAEEEMALKEEEEEEEEEMALKEEEEEEEEEEMALKEEEEEEEEEAAAAEDMALKEGEEEAAAEERVVTEVENREEVDGNTDPGEISNPGSDSEHSSTASGNHKQHRQRNSRQKHHHCMDCFTSFYEPEELRRHTCRPHPCSDCRGSFICPIHLKSNQTQKRIMTYPCGQCEKICETPSKLKTHQITHTGEKPYHCTICGKGCSHSDQLKTHQRTHTGEKPYHCSQCGKSFSQLSTLRKHHLTHTGEKPYLCSHCGKSFRQLANLNAHQLIHTGEKPYHCSQCGKDFRHPRDLKSHQRTHTGEKPYHCSQCGKSFSQLSTLKKHQLTHTGEKPYLCSQCGKSFSRLCEMKAHQITHTGEKPYHCSQCGDSFTSLYFQKKHQLIHTGKK